From Pseudobdellovibrio exovorus JSS, a single genomic window includes:
- a CDS encoding MlaE family ABC transporter permease: protein MIRQTALPLKDWIEEQLYFLGGITLLMRDCIREGFKRPFYGNLLVEQIYQIGVRSFPLILVTSGTIGMVMALQFGFGLEKFGGKPYVPRLVASTIFREIGPMFTSLMLAARVGAGMASEIGSMVVTQQIDAIRALGTSPIKKIVLPRILACLIILPLLAAMANVIGNAGGWLIGVSELGLDPQFYYRRILDTANIRDYLSGFGKTFFFALFIAVPSCYFGLNVKNGTQEVGMATRKAVVTSSLLILLGDFFLAKLFWILEKWL from the coding sequence ATGATCAGACAGACCGCCTTGCCCCTTAAAGACTGGATCGAAGAGCAGCTTTATTTCTTAGGCGGAATCACTCTTTTAATGCGCGATTGTATACGTGAAGGGTTTAAGCGCCCTTTCTATGGCAATCTCTTAGTTGAACAAATTTATCAAATCGGTGTCCGCTCATTTCCTCTTATATTAGTGACTTCAGGGACTATTGGGATGGTGATGGCTTTGCAGTTTGGTTTCGGTCTGGAAAAGTTTGGTGGCAAACCCTATGTTCCCCGCCTTGTGGCTTCGACTATTTTTCGCGAAATTGGTCCGATGTTCACCAGCCTGATGCTAGCAGCCCGCGTGGGAGCCGGTATGGCCAGTGAAATTGGATCTATGGTGGTCACACAACAAATTGATGCTATTCGCGCCTTAGGGACCTCACCGATAAAAAAGATTGTCCTTCCCCGTATCTTAGCCTGCTTAATTATTCTTCCGCTTTTAGCGGCTATGGCCAATGTTATCGGTAATGCCGGTGGATGGCTGATCGGTGTCTCTGAATTAGGATTAGATCCTCAGTTTTATTATCGTCGTATCTTAGATACAGCCAATATTCGTGACTACCTTTCTGGTTTCGGAAAGACATTCTTCTTTGCTTTATTTATCGCGGTTCCTTCCTGTTATTTCGGACTCAATGTGAAGAATGGTACTCAAGAAGTAGGAATGGCGACTCGTAAAGCCGTGGTGACCTCTTCTTTATTGATCTTATTGGGTGACTTCTTCTTAGCTAAACTATTCTGGATATTAGAAAAATGGCTGTAA
- the flgC gene encoding flagellar basal body rod protein FlgC, whose protein sequence is MSDFLSGFRIGSSGMAAQRARQNTISSNIANINTTRTPEGGPYRRKDVVFEAMPDAKSFGDIMGVNDPKADFNRVQVTDIVHDTKAPILKYEPGHPDANEEGYVAYPNINIMEEMTNMIQATRAYEANVQAVQATKDMALSALEIGR, encoded by the coding sequence ATGAGTGACTTTTTATCTGGTTTCAGAATCGGCTCAAGTGGTATGGCGGCTCAAAGAGCTCGTCAAAACACGATTTCGTCTAATATTGCCAACATCAATACAACGCGTACTCCTGAAGGGGGGCCGTATCGTCGTAAGGATGTGGTTTTCGAGGCCATGCCCGATGCTAAATCTTTTGGAGATATCATGGGTGTCAATGATCCGAAGGCAGACTTTAATCGAGTTCAGGTCACGGATATTGTTCACGACACGAAAGCGCCTATCTTGAAATATGAGCCAGGGCATCCAGATGCAAACGAGGAAGGCTATGTGGCTTACCCGAATATCAACATCATGGAAGAAATGACGAATATGATACAGGCTACGCGGGCTTACGAGGCTAACGTACAGGCCGTGCAGGCAACCAAAGATATGGCTTTAAGTGCACTGGAAATTGGTAGATAA
- the fliE gene encoding flagellar hook-basal body complex protein FliE, with protein MDGLTISNANRFLETGSLDSKSIKIDSAPTAGTSGPSFADTLKEAVGNVNQLHLDADRKAQELATGKTDDIAGVMIATEKADIALRTMVQVRNKIIDAYQEIMRMQV; from the coding sequence ATGGACGGTTTAACAATCTCAAATGCAAACAGATTTCTAGAAACAGGAAGTCTGGATTCAAAATCAATCAAGATTGATTCAGCCCCTACAGCGGGAACATCTGGACCGTCTTTCGCAGACACTTTGAAAGAAGCTGTGGGCAATGTGAACCAATTGCACCTCGATGCAGATCGCAAAGCGCAAGAGTTAGCAACAGGTAAAACAGATGACATCGCGGGTGTCATGATTGCGACGGAAAAAGCGGACATCGCTTTAAGAACTATGGTTCAAGTCCGCAATAAAATTATCGATGCTTACCAAGAAATCATGAGAATGCAGGTGTAA
- the fliF gene encoding flagellar basal-body MS-ring/collar protein FliF has translation MNKFFGGIVGQFQEFYKSLGPTKRMALVTSVFIGIIAIGAVVFMASGKDYAVLLTNVPPEQVPVIIEKLNSKNIPYQLRDDGKTVTVPKDFLHATQMQLMSEVGSSKMGSMGLEIFDKQEFGVNSYTQKINYQRALQGELIRAINTLSAVKQSKVILALPAKKTMLEESAPPSASVVVELHAGKELSQDQVRGIRYLVANAVEGMDAERVTILDDRGKMISRVSEGVTGASSEIMEHKARVERDFESRIESILSKVVGHGKVVAKVDATVNHKVITSVEESVDPDRTAIRSQTTQEESLDGARTNPVGIPGSRSNIPGAEDGSGQVGFKQDVKKELKTVNYDVPKTVKNIKEAAGAVEKITVAVLIDGVNTTVTNADGTSTNSWAPRTAEEIAKYESLVKNAVGFSPQRGDSVKIESIQFQVEDFSDSERLLTNIEKKKLVQSLMKWGLLGFSLLLFFFMVVRPFMQWITDSFTDSVEEMLPRTLEELEELHSVDNSLPGLSSVLPILQESIDPEKAESELLKDRILALMQKDEEKASSAINMWVARKE, from the coding sequence GTGAATAAGTTCTTTGGCGGGATTGTTGGTCAATTTCAAGAGTTCTATAAATCGCTTGGTCCGACCAAGCGTATGGCTTTGGTTACATCGGTTTTCATCGGTATTATTGCTATTGGTGCAGTTGTATTTATGGCGTCAGGCAAAGACTACGCTGTATTGTTGACGAATGTCCCTCCAGAGCAAGTTCCAGTTATCATCGAGAAATTAAATTCAAAAAACATCCCGTATCAATTGCGTGATGATGGAAAAACAGTAACAGTCCCAAAAGACTTCTTACATGCAACTCAAATGCAGTTGATGTCAGAAGTGGGCTCATCAAAAATGGGCAGTATGGGACTTGAGATTTTTGATAAGCAAGAGTTCGGTGTGAACTCTTACACTCAAAAAATCAATTATCAACGTGCCCTACAAGGTGAGTTGATCCGTGCGATCAACACTCTTTCTGCAGTTAAGCAGTCAAAAGTTATCTTGGCTTTACCAGCAAAGAAAACAATGTTGGAAGAATCGGCTCCACCATCGGCTTCGGTGGTTGTTGAATTGCATGCAGGTAAAGAGTTATCTCAGGATCAAGTTCGCGGTATTCGTTATTTAGTGGCGAATGCAGTGGAAGGTATGGATGCTGAGCGTGTTACCATTTTAGATGATCGTGGAAAAATGATCAGTCGTGTATCTGAAGGTGTGACAGGTGCCTCTAGCGAAATCATGGAACACAAAGCTAGAGTCGAGCGTGATTTCGAAAGTCGTATCGAGTCGATTTTATCTAAGGTTGTCGGTCACGGCAAAGTCGTTGCTAAAGTGGATGCGACAGTGAATCACAAAGTGATCACTTCGGTTGAAGAAAGCGTTGATCCAGATCGTACAGCGATTCGCTCGCAGACGACACAGGAAGAGTCTTTAGACGGAGCGCGTACGAATCCAGTGGGTATTCCAGGTTCTCGTTCTAATATCCCTGGTGCTGAAGACGGCAGTGGACAAGTTGGCTTTAAGCAAGATGTAAAAAAAGAGCTTAAAACAGTAAACTACGATGTTCCTAAAACAGTAAAAAATATCAAAGAAGCTGCAGGTGCTGTTGAAAAAATCACAGTAGCTGTGTTGATTGATGGTGTTAATACGACTGTGACGAACGCTGACGGAACAAGCACAAACTCATGGGCTCCTCGCACAGCAGAAGAAATCGCTAAGTACGAATCACTAGTAAAAAATGCAGTGGGCTTTTCGCCTCAACGTGGTGACAGTGTTAAAATTGAGTCGATTCAGTTCCAAGTTGAAGACTTCAGTGATAGCGAAAGACTGTTAACAAATATCGAAAAGAAAAAATTAGTACAGTCTTTAATGAAATGGGGCTTACTTGGATTCTCGTTATTGTTATTCTTCTTCATGGTGGTACGTCCATTCATGCAATGGATAACCGATTCATTCACAGACTCTGTCGAAGAGATGTTACCAAGAACTTTAGAAGAGCTGGAAGAGCTTCACTCTGTGGATAATTCCCTTCCGGGCCTTTCTTCAGTGTTACCGATTTTACAAGAGTCGATAGACCCTGAAAAAGCAGAAAGTGAACTGTTGAAAGATAGAATTTTAGCCTTGATGCAAAAAGATGAAGAAAAAGCGTCAAGTGCTATCAATATGTGGGTTGCGAGGAAGGAATAG
- the fliG gene encoding flagellar motor switch protein FliG, producing the protein MRISRFENLDYDQLRGVDKAAILVNYLGKDAIKVLFQKMEDGDIRKLLHLMSKFKIVPVSITKRVLEEYYELVSESEEFIFSEQMGSKENIVDALGEERARGILGGLNINSGSGRTLESLEMVDAKSLSTFLVNEHPQTVAVILAHLEPEKKGEVLRRLPESLQAEVVLRMANLDNVDPELISEIDKVLKNQLSNSHTVEQASLGGVQPVAEMLNVMDKNTEQSIMSRLEEKDPLLAEEIRKLMFVFEDIAKIDDRGIQILLKEVPNDKLLLALKTANEDIRGKIFKNISARAAEMLREDLSNMGPARLSDVESAQQEIVNAARRLEAEGKIIIARGGSEDAMV; encoded by the coding sequence ATGAGAATCAGTCGCTTTGAAAACTTAGATTACGATCAATTACGTGGTGTGGATAAAGCTGCGATATTGGTGAATTATCTGGGTAAAGATGCCATTAAGGTGCTTTTTCAGAAGATGGAAGATGGCGATATTCGTAAGTTACTTCACTTGATGTCGAAGTTTAAAATTGTTCCTGTAAGTATTACTAAACGCGTTCTAGAAGAGTACTACGAGCTAGTAAGCGAGTCGGAAGAGTTCATTTTCTCTGAACAAATGGGCAGTAAAGAAAATATCGTAGATGCTTTGGGTGAAGAGCGTGCCCGTGGAATCTTGGGTGGTTTGAATATTAACTCAGGTTCTGGTCGTACATTAGAGTCATTAGAAATGGTGGATGCGAAATCACTGTCGACATTCTTAGTGAATGAGCATCCGCAAACTGTAGCTGTTATTTTAGCTCACTTAGAGCCAGAGAAAAAAGGTGAAGTTTTAAGAAGACTTCCTGAAAGTCTACAGGCAGAAGTGGTTCTAAGAATGGCGAACTTAGATAACGTGGATCCAGAGTTGATTTCAGAGATCGACAAAGTGTTAAAGAATCAATTGTCGAACAGCCATACTGTTGAGCAAGCTTCATTGGGTGGTGTACAGCCAGTGGCCGAAATGCTGAACGTTATGGATAAAAATACAGAGCAATCTATTATGTCTCGCCTAGAAGAGAAAGATCCTCTTTTAGCGGAAGAGATTCGTAAGTTGATGTTCGTATTTGAAGACATCGCGAAAATTGATGATCGTGGTATTCAAATTCTTCTTAAAGAAGTTCCAAATGATAAATTGTTGTTGGCTCTTAAAACAGCAAACGAAGATATTCGTGGAAAAATCTTCAAAAATATCTCGGCTCGTGCGGCAGAAATGTTGCGTGAGGACTTATCGAATATGGGACCTGCTCGTTTATCAGATGTTGAGTCCGCTCAGCAAGAGATCGTTAATGCGGCTCGTAGGTTAGAAGCTGAAGGTAAAATTATCATAGCACGTGGTGGTTCAGAAGATGCGATGGTCTAG
- a CDS encoding tetratricopeptide repeat protein, with translation MKKIFFLAVCFLLVDVSESSASNVKGAVNFEGETLSFELSGQQSWDYDLKRVKSKGQTKVQLEVKSADQQALEQIRNVKNPFVESIQIAESPDKKKWLVEFILKNDRVETFDYLTDQPSKLIVDFYKSEAPIAAQEEKPKATAKTAATTKSEATDKAADRRPADVDILRIDDPAGIETSVLAKAGLYDAGDAKFARFAMKESEYNEDAIIKSRSNYYLKFPILESEFSFWKKMKENPPVYEVQPEKTEENKQARLLRTLFNRKKYLVFLQTADWFAQKYPQSRYHEMVAFMKGDAFVELWKEEQNDAFYEQAQNAYREALTQYPESQLSERTSLLTGMLAIDKADYMSAIRRLNLHIENKKYANKISKLYAQLGLSYGYSRINKLPDALAVLNEVEKNTKDKLVLAEVAVRRGDFNFFGKKFDEATGAYDQAIKKHPLVSQLFPSAYFNKMEAQFWKEKYRESHQSALDFAQNFPTHDFAPYALTRVGELLDIMGAEQTKSVGAYLETHFRYGDSPKTIVARLHLLSTKMKSMKNEELEPTLKKMDELAEKSDLPNIDQFKVVMVADGFARRQNYLKAIDILSKFYQQNPNRPDVKQVTNRIAKNISDEIKQLADNQQFHSLLKTYRQYADTWLKTHSRIDTDYFLGLAYDSAGAYEVALEKYRKVLGNLNQISGKPEEKVARVNQYLPSFDSLYLKLANGSYNNVAYQDAYHFLDKIQNPLKLSESEQVERVQLASHLYEQRGDSSTSARYLKDLSGLWQGNASLALPVNFKLAEMQVGKSEFNEAIGTYEKCRTALLADENPQKSDLVKLANEYSQLLISQGKSAQAIDMLSSLLKKHGAKYGMNQERYLLGDLHFKAGEIKKAENAWSFIEADKGGVWKQLADEKMKQASWDVDYKKHLKRIPAMSQFGEQQ, from the coding sequence ATGAAAAAGATCTTTTTTTTAGCAGTCTGTTTTTTATTGGTTGATGTCTCTGAGTCTAGTGCTTCTAACGTAAAAGGAGCCGTTAACTTTGAAGGTGAAACTTTAAGCTTTGAGCTTTCTGGTCAGCAAAGTTGGGACTATGATTTAAAACGTGTAAAATCTAAGGGACAAACTAAAGTCCAGCTAGAGGTCAAAAGTGCCGACCAGCAAGCCTTAGAGCAGATTCGTAACGTCAAAAATCCATTTGTTGAATCTATACAGATTGCGGAAAGCCCAGATAAGAAAAAATGGCTTGTTGAATTCATCTTAAAAAATGACCGCGTTGAAACTTTTGATTACTTAACAGATCAACCCTCTAAGTTAATAGTAGATTTCTATAAGTCAGAGGCTCCGATAGCAGCTCAGGAAGAAAAACCAAAGGCCACAGCGAAGACGGCAGCAACGACTAAGTCAGAAGCTACAGACAAAGCCGCAGATCGCCGCCCTGCTGACGTTGATATTTTAAGAATTGATGATCCAGCAGGAATCGAGACCTCTGTTTTAGCCAAAGCGGGATTATACGATGCGGGTGATGCGAAGTTTGCCCGTTTTGCGATGAAAGAATCGGAATATAATGAAGATGCGATTATCAAAAGTCGCAGCAACTACTATTTAAAGTTTCCAATTTTAGAGTCTGAATTTTCTTTTTGGAAGAAAATGAAAGAAAATCCACCGGTTTACGAAGTTCAGCCAGAAAAAACAGAAGAAAATAAACAGGCTAGGCTTCTGCGCACATTATTTAATAGAAAAAAATACTTAGTATTTTTACAGACAGCAGACTGGTTTGCTCAAAAATATCCACAATCGCGCTATCACGAAATGGTGGCCTTTATGAAAGGTGATGCCTTTGTCGAGTTGTGGAAAGAAGAACAAAATGATGCTTTTTACGAGCAAGCGCAAAATGCATATCGTGAAGCGCTAACACAGTATCCAGAGTCTCAATTGAGTGAGCGCACGTCGTTATTAACGGGAATGTTAGCTATTGATAAAGCTGATTATATGTCAGCGATTAGACGATTGAATTTGCATATCGAAAATAAAAAATATGCGAATAAAATTTCTAAATTGTACGCTCAGTTGGGGTTGTCTTATGGCTATTCTAGAATTAATAAGCTGCCAGATGCCTTAGCGGTACTGAACGAAGTTGAAAAAAACACAAAAGATAAATTAGTTTTAGCTGAAGTCGCTGTTAGACGCGGTGACTTTAACTTCTTTGGTAAGAAGTTTGATGAGGCCACAGGTGCTTACGATCAAGCGATCAAAAAGCATCCGCTCGTTTCACAGTTATTTCCAAGTGCATATTTTAATAAAATGGAAGCGCAATTTTGGAAGGAAAAGTATCGCGAATCTCATCAGTCAGCTTTGGATTTTGCCCAAAATTTCCCAACACATGATTTTGCTCCGTATGCTTTAACTCGTGTCGGTGAGCTTTTAGACATTATGGGGGCAGAACAGACAAAATCTGTGGGTGCTTATTTAGAAACTCACTTCCGCTATGGTGATAGCCCTAAAACTATCGTAGCAAGATTGCATCTATTAAGTACCAAGATGAAGTCTATGAAGAATGAAGAGCTAGAACCTACATTGAAAAAAATGGATGAGCTAGCTGAAAAAAGTGATTTACCTAATATCGATCAATTTAAAGTGGTTATGGTGGCGGATGGTTTTGCCAGAAGACAGAACTACTTAAAAGCTATTGATATTTTGTCAAAATTCTATCAGCAGAATCCCAACAGACCAGATGTTAAACAAGTTACGAACAGAATTGCTAAAAACATCAGTGATGAAATCAAGCAGTTGGCAGATAACCAACAGTTTCACTCGCTGTTAAAGACATACAGACAATATGCAGATACATGGCTAAAAACTCATAGCCGCATTGATACCGATTATTTCTTAGGTTTAGCGTATGACAGCGCTGGAGCCTACGAAGTGGCTTTAGAAAAGTATCGCAAAGTTTTAGGAAACTTAAATCAAATTTCAGGTAAACCGGAAGAGAAAGTGGCCCGCGTAAATCAATATTTGCCATCTTTTGATAGCCTTTATTTGAAGTTAGCGAATGGAAGCTACAACAATGTAGCCTACCAAGATGCGTATCACTTTTTAGATAAAATTCAGAATCCTTTAAAACTTTCTGAAAGCGAGCAAGTGGAGCGTGTGCAATTAGCATCGCATTTATATGAACAGCGTGGCGACAGTTCTACATCGGCTCGTTATCTGAAGGATTTATCAGGATTATGGCAAGGCAATGCCAGCTTAGCATTACCAGTGAATTTTAAACTGGCTGAAATGCAAGTGGGCAAAAGCGAGTTCAATGAAGCTATTGGTACATATGAAAAGTGTCGTACGGCTTTGTTAGCTGATGAAAATCCTCAGAAATCAGATTTAGTAAAATTGGCGAATGAGTACTCGCAATTGCTGATTTCCCAAGGAAAAAGTGCACAAGCTATTGATATGCTCTCTTCGCTTTTGAAAAAGCACGGGGCGAAATACGGCATGAATCAAGAGCGTTATTTACTCGGTGATTTGCATTTCAAAGCCGGTGAAATCAAAAAGGCTGAAAATGCATGGAGCTTTATCGAAGCGGATAAAGGCGGCGTTTGGAAACAATTAGCTGACGAGAAAATGAAGCAGGCGTCTTGGGATGTGGACTATAAAAAACATCTGAAACGTATTCCTGCAATGTCTCAATTCGGGGAGCAACAATAA
- the flgB gene encoding flagellar basal body rod protein FlgB, with protein MSSNLFDKTTAALATSLAMRQIRHNVTAANIANADTPNYHAKKVDFEDALSRALDMDGNNSLTTSHMDHYAVGGKMEVTPGIYENPDVAVSNDGNTVDRDKEMAALAENSIMYKAALQLINKKMAAMKYAISETK; from the coding sequence ATGAGCAGTAACCTATTTGATAAAACAACGGCCGCTCTAGCAACATCGTTGGCCATGAGGCAGATCCGTCACAATGTGACTGCTGCTAACATCGCCAATGCAGATACGCCGAATTATCACGCTAAAAAGGTCGACTTTGAAGATGCTTTGTCTCGCGCTCTGGACATGGATGGTAATAATTCTTTGACGACTTCTCACATGGATCACTATGCCGTCGGTGGAAAAATGGAAGTGACACCAGGAATTTATGAAAACCCAGATGTGGCGGTCAGCAATGACGGAAACACAGTGGATCGTGATAAAGAAATGGCAGCTTTGGCTGAAAACTCGATTATGTACAAAGCGGCTCTGCAGTTGATTAACAAAAAAATGGCAGCGATGAAATACGCCATCAGCGAAACGAAATAA
- a CDS encoding FliI/YscN family ATPase: MIINFDKYQNLINNTHLTNDSGKVTEVTGLIIKGYIPGVSVGSICEIQTAASDKPVLAEVVGFRDRHVLMMSLGSQQGISMGSKITLSKSIATVKVSEELLGRVVDGMGKALDNGPEIEITNEVSLYGEVVNPLMRAPIRESLDVGVRAINAAITAGRGQRVAIMAGSGVGKSVLMGMMAKQTEADVNVIALIGERGREVREFIENELGEEGMRKTVVVCVTSDQSPLLRMRGAFVATAIAEYFAHTGKSVLLVMDSVTRFAMAMREIGLSIGEPPSTKGYTPSVFSTLPKLLERAGNFEGSGSITGFYTTLVEGDDMNDPIGDAVRSIVDGHIVLSRAIAHKGHFPAIDVLQSASRVMKAVTDPDHVRMAQKLREILATYRDAEDLINVGAYKAGANPKIDKAIKLIDPINEFLRQRTEDHSNMEQCMRKLSQIVAGA; encoded by the coding sequence ATGATTATTAACTTTGATAAATATCAAAATTTAATTAACAACACTCACCTTACTAATGACAGTGGTAAGGTAACGGAAGTAACGGGCCTCATTATTAAAGGCTACATTCCAGGTGTAAGTGTCGGCAGTATCTGTGAAATTCAGACTGCGGCCTCTGATAAGCCGGTGTTGGCTGAGGTCGTAGGATTTCGTGATCGCCATGTCTTGATGATGAGTTTGGGAAGCCAACAGGGTATTTCCATGGGCTCAAAAATTACTCTTAGTAAATCTATAGCGACAGTTAAAGTCAGTGAAGAACTACTTGGACGTGTTGTTGATGGTATGGGAAAAGCGTTAGATAACGGCCCTGAAATCGAAATCACCAATGAAGTTTCTTTATATGGCGAAGTCGTTAATCCACTGATGCGGGCTCCAATTCGCGAGTCTTTAGATGTGGGCGTGCGCGCCATCAATGCGGCCATCACCGCAGGCCGCGGGCAGCGTGTGGCGATTATGGCCGGTTCAGGTGTGGGTAAGTCCGTTCTGATGGGAATGATGGCGAAACAGACCGAAGCCGATGTGAATGTGATCGCACTGATCGGCGAGCGGGGCCGCGAGGTCCGTGAATTTATTGAAAATGAATTGGGTGAAGAGGGTATGCGCAAAACAGTGGTTGTTTGCGTGACCAGTGATCAAAGTCCTCTATTACGTATGCGTGGAGCCTTTGTCGCAACAGCTATTGCTGAGTACTTTGCTCACACAGGCAAAAGCGTGTTGCTGGTGATGGATTCCGTAACTCGTTTTGCCATGGCCATGCGTGAAATCGGATTGAGTATCGGTGAGCCACCGAGCACAAAAGGTTATACACCTTCTGTATTTTCAACTTTACCAAAGCTTTTAGAGCGCGCCGGAAACTTTGAAGGTTCTGGTTCTATTACAGGTTTTTACACCACCCTTGTTGAGGGTGATGATATGAATGACCCTATCGGGGATGCAGTCCGCTCTATTGTGGACGGGCATATTGTTTTAAGCCGTGCTATTGCTCATAAAGGGCATTTCCCCGCGATTGACGTCTTACAAAGTGCAAGCCGTGTAATGAAAGCGGTGACAGACCCAGATCACGTGCGTATGGCGCAAAAACTACGCGAGATTCTAGCGACCTATCGTGATGCCGAGGATCTTATCAATGTGGGAGCCTATAAAGCTGGAGCTAACCCTAAGATCGATAAAGCGATTAAGCTCATTGACCCAATTAATGAGTTCTTACGTCAAAGAACAGAGGACCACTCGAATATGGAGCAGTGTATGCGTAAGCTGTCCCAAATCGTAGCTGGTGCCTAA
- a CDS encoding FliH/SctL family protein — protein MRWSSIVKTNDEEIEQSDVTVMSYVPKQFDLQTPDSALQYLQEKARGSDFVMNDVLRVLTGVEDIERKTEEQTIELKVLEKVSVLQEEAYQKAYELGLEEGRKQAVGDTSAELQQKSQMLDQLLENMQQIKEEMVRQNEAHIMKMIYEVATRLAFDHVNENQDLVLKVIKKSIEDAQADENVNVLVAPEQLAFLEHVQQSAGRQNDFLKKIKFVASDSVSVGSCVVETNYGVIDSRIEERVSKLWAELKQAVPKVKSPIEPS, from the coding sequence ATGCGATGGTCTAGTATAGTTAAAACAAATGATGAGGAAATCGAGCAATCGGACGTAACCGTAATGAGTTACGTTCCGAAGCAATTCGATCTACAAACTCCAGATTCTGCTTTGCAATACTTGCAGGAAAAAGCGCGTGGATCTGATTTCGTGATGAATGATGTTCTTCGTGTTTTAACTGGTGTTGAAGATATCGAACGTAAAACTGAAGAACAGACTATCGAATTAAAAGTTCTTGAAAAAGTTTCGGTCCTTCAAGAAGAAGCTTACCAAAAAGCCTATGAATTGGGTTTGGAAGAAGGACGCAAGCAAGCTGTCGGAGACACTTCGGCAGAGCTGCAACAAAAAAGTCAGATGTTAGATCAGTTGCTAGAAAACATGCAGCAGATCAAAGAAGAAATGGTTCGCCAAAATGAAGCTCATATCATGAAAATGATCTATGAAGTGGCGACTCGTTTAGCTTTTGACCATGTAAATGAAAATCAAGATTTAGTTCTAAAAGTTATCAAAAAATCAATTGAAGATGCCCAAGCTGACGAGAATGTGAATGTTCTGGTAGCTCCTGAACAATTGGCTTTCCTAGAACATGTTCAGCAATCAGCGGGACGTCAAAATGACTTTTTGAAAAAAATTAAATTTGTCGCGTCTGACAGTGTCTCTGTTGGTAGCTGTGTTGTCGAAACTAACTATGGTGTGATCGATTCTCGAATTGAAGAACGGGTCAGTAAATTATGGGCTGAATTAAAACAGGCCGTACCTAAGGTGAAATCGCCAATCGAGCCCTCATGA
- a CDS encoding helix-turn-helix domain-containing protein, which yields MKYQYGSFEITSPVMLNVLESLHAQLDKSFFIIVGQDGSGKTTMMNYINRVAFGNVQENLFDEVMPPAGLDSAIVVTSKEMAYDVMKMFDRQKTCVVELPNLEDRKADIVGFANFFTEVLGLMNNSTAVKLTEKAAEKLLQYNWPGNFHELESTLEKAFFNALNGVEAKSVVEPEHIELNLQTKELEFTIGQKLDEIERKYILQTLYFVHQNRTRAAEILGISIRTLRNKINQYREEGYL from the coding sequence ATGAAATATCAGTACGGCTCATTTGAAATTACAAGCCCAGTGATGCTCAATGTTCTGGAATCATTGCACGCTCAGTTGGACAAATCTTTTTTCATCATCGTTGGTCAAGATGGTTCTGGAAAAACCACGATGATGAATTATATAAACCGCGTAGCGTTTGGTAATGTGCAAGAGAATCTTTTTGATGAAGTGATGCCACCTGCAGGTTTGGATTCAGCTATTGTCGTGACGTCTAAAGAGATGGCCTATGATGTGATGAAGATGTTTGATCGCCAGAAAACGTGCGTGGTCGAGTTACCGAATTTAGAGGACAGAAAAGCTGATATTGTAGGCTTTGCGAACTTCTTCACTGAGGTTTTAGGGCTTATGAACAACAGTACAGCGGTTAAATTAACCGAAAAGGCAGCGGAAAAGCTCTTACAGTACAATTGGCCGGGGAACTTTCATGAGTTGGAGTCAACGCTGGAGAAAGCATTTTTTAACGCACTAAACGGAGTTGAAGCCAAATCGGTCGTTGAGCCAGAACACATCGAGCTGAACTTACAAACCAAAGAGCTGGAATTCACTATTGGACAAAAGCTGGATGAAATCGAACGTAAGTACATCTTGCAGACGCTTTACTTCGTACACCAAAATCGCACGCGCGCCGCTGAGATTTTGGGAATCTCTATCCGGACATTAAGAAATAAAATCAACCAATACAGAGAAGAGGGGTACTTATGA